The following are encoded together in the Chiloscyllium punctatum isolate Juve2018m chromosome 41, sChiPun1.3, whole genome shotgun sequence genome:
- the elmo1 gene encoding engulfment and cell motility protein 1 isoform X4, with protein MQVVKEQITRALTTKPNSLDQFKSKLQNLSYTEILKIRQSERMNQEDFQSRPIIELREKIQPEILELVKQQRLNRLCEGTCFRKISSRRRQDKFWYCRLSPNHKVLHYGDQEESPQGEVPHESLQDKLPVADIKAIVTGKDCPHMKEKGALKQNKEVLELAFSILYDPDDSLNFIAPDKHEYCVWTDGLNALLGKEMMSELTKNDLDTLLSMEMKLRLLDLENIKIPEAPPPIPKEPSNYDFVYDCN; from the exons ATGCAAGTTGTAAAGGAGCAGATCACAAGAGCACTGACAACCAAGCCTAACTCACTGGATCAGTTCAAGAGCAAGTTGCAGAACCTGAGTTATACTGAGATCCTGAAAATCCGGCAATCTGAGAGGATGAACCAGGAAGACTTCCAGTCTCGTCCAATCAT TGAACTCCGAGAGAAGATTCAGCCTGAAATTCTGGAACTGGTCAAACAACAGCGGCTAAACCGGCTTTGTGAAGGAACCTGTTTCAGGAAGATCAGTAGCCGGCGGAGACAAG ATAAATTCTGGTATTGTCGCCTTTCGCCAAACCACAAAGTCTTGCATTATGGAGACCAGGAGGAGAGCCCTCAGGGAGAGGTGCCCCATGAATCTTTACAGGACAAGT TACCAGTGGCTGATATCAAAGCTATTGTGACCGGAAAGGATTGTCCGCACATGAAAGAAAAAGGTGCCCTTAAACAAAATAAG GAAGTGTTAGAACTCGCCTTCTCTATACTATATGACCCAGATGATTCTTTGAATTTCATTGCTCCTGACAAGCATGAA tacTGTGTGTGGACAGATGGACTGAATGCTCTACTTGGGAAGGAGATGATGAGCGAGCTGACAAAGAATGACCTCGACACACTCCTCAGCATGGAGATGAAGCTTCGCCTTCTCGACCTAGAGAATATTAAAATTCCGGAAGCCCCACCTCCGATCCCCAAGGAGCCAAGCAACTATGACTTTGTTTATGACTGTAACTAG